DNA sequence from the Sulfurimonas sp. HSL3-1 genome:
ACGTCTCGCGGGAGCAGATCGTCCACGCCACTTCGCTGGAACCCGAGACCAAGGGACGCACCGTCGACATGCACATCAGCAACATCCGCCTCAAAATAGGCGACAGCGCCAAATCCCCCAGCTACATCAAGTCAGTCTGGGGGATCGGCTACCGCTTCATAGGTTGATCCGATGTCCATTTTCCGAAAAATCATCCTGCTTTTTTCCGCCAGCCTGCTGCTGATGCTTGCCATCGGCTACCAGGTAGACGCCATGTATACCCAGCGGACCGAAGCCCTCGTCACACAGCAGTACCTTGACGATGCCCGAAAACTCTACGGGTTGCTGGCGACGACCGAACCCGAGGCGCTTGCAGCGGCCCTCCCCTCGATGGGCTTTGAAGCGGTCGAATCAACGCAGGCGACCGGGGCCGAGCCCCTGCTTGAACGCCCCCACTCCTTCGGGGATATGCGGATCCTGAAGACGCGCGACGGCACCTATCTGCTGGCCATCCGCTACATGGAGACCGCATTGCTGCTGCGGGACACCGCTCTCGACGGCACCCTTCAGGGGCGGTGGCTTCCCCATCTGCTTGTCGGGCTCGATATCGTCCTGCTGGTCATGATCTTCCTTGTCATCATCGCCATGCTGGCCCCCCTGGGACACCTTGCCGCCAAGATGCGGGCCTTTGCCGAAGGAGATTACGACAGCCGCTCCGATGTTCCTGGGCGTGACGAGATCGGGGCCGTCGCCGAAACCTACAACCACCTCGCCCAGCGCCTGCAGGACACGATCGTTGCGCGCGAAGCGCTCCTGCGCGATATCGGCCATGAACTCCGGACACCCATTGCCCGCGGCATGTTCGCCGCAGAGAAGCTCCCCGATTCCGACGAAAAAAAGCTGCTTCGGCGCTGCTTTTCGGAACTGGAGTCCATGACAAGCGAGCTCCTTGAAGTGGAGAAGCTCTCCGTCACCGGGGAGCTGGATCTCCAGACGATCCGCGCGGAAACGCTCATACTGCAGGCGCTCTCGAAAATGATGATCGACGACGAGGAGAAAGTTTCCATTGCACTTGACGAGGATTTCGATCTTGAGGGCGATCCCCTCTACCTCTCCATCGCACTCAAAAACCTCATAGACAATGCGCTGAAATACGCCACTGCGTACCCGGTGACGGTTACGGCCGGGGCCGGCAGGATCTGTGTCCGCAATCGGGGCAAGCCGTTAAGAGAACCGGTTGCAAAGGCCCTGGCTCCTTTCCGGCGCGGGGTGCACTCACGGCGCCAGAAAGGGTTCGGTCTGGGCCTCTCCATCTTGGCCAAGGTCCTGGAACGGCATGCCCTTCCGCTCTCGCACCGTTACGAAGAGGGGTGGCACTGCTTCTGCATCGATTTTAGCCCCGCACAGCGCCAAAAGGGCAGTGAGACCGGATAATCCTATGCCCCAAGCCGCTGCATATAGTGCAGGTAGAACTGCTGCGCCGTGCGGCCGCTGCGCGAAGCCCGCGCGGCCGAGAAGCGCAGCGCTTCGCGCATGAGCAGCTCCCGGTCGGCATCGACCCCTTTGAAATAGTGCTCGACCATGACCAGATAATCGTCCTGCGTCCCCTGGTAAAAAGAGAGCCAGAGACCGAAACGGTCCGCCAGGGAGATCTTCTCCTCGACACTGTCGCCGTAATGCAGTTCGCCGTCCTTGACCGTCGTGCCTTCATTGTCGCTCATGTATTCGGGGACGAGGTGGCGGCGGTTGGAGGTGGCGTAGACCCGGACGTTTTCCGGCGCGCTCTCGATGGAGCCCTCCATCGCGCTTTTGAGATAGGTATAGGAGAGGTCCGTCTCGCCGAACGTCAGATCATCAAGGAAGAGGATAAAGCGGTACGGCTCGTCGCGCAGCTCGTCTATCACCTCGGGTAGGTAGCGCAGGTCCTCTTTGAAGAACTCGACGATCCGCAGCCCCTCCTCGGCGTAGGCCTGCAGCAGCGCCTTCACCAGCGACGACTTACCGGTGCCCCGGCTGCCCCAGAGCAGCACATTGTTTGCAAAACGTCCCGCAAGGAAGTTCTCCGTATTCTCGACAAGCGCCGCCTTCTGGCGGTCGATGTTGATCAGCGCCTCCAGCGGCATCGCATCGATCCGGGCGATGGGTTTGAGCGTCTCCGTCCGCCGTCTGAAAACGGCAGCCAGGGTTGTGTTCCATGCGATCATGGCATCTCCTCTCCGGCAAGGTATTTCCCTGCCATTATACCCCTGTGCAAATTTCGGGCACCTTCGCTACAATGATAATATAATTTCACAACGGAGGGCGGAATGAGAATTGCCATGGGCGGTGCTACGGGGTTCGTCGGGAGACACCTGCGA
Encoded proteins:
- a CDS encoding ATP-binding protein: MIAWNTTLAAVFRRRTETLKPIARIDAMPLEALINIDRQKAALVENTENFLAGRFANNVLLWGSRGTGKSSLVKALLQAYAEEGLRIVEFFKEDLRYLPEVIDELRDEPYRFILFLDDLTFGETDLSYTYLKSAMEGSIESAPENVRVYATSNRRHLVPEYMSDNEGTTVKDGELHYGDSVEEKISLADRFGLWLSFYQGTQDDYLVMVEHYFKGVDADRELLMREALRFSAARASRSGRTAQQFYLHYMQRLGA
- a CDS encoding ArsS family sensor histidine kinase codes for the protein MSIFRKIILLFSASLLLMLAIGYQVDAMYTQRTEALVTQQYLDDARKLYGLLATTEPEALAAALPSMGFEAVESTQATGAEPLLERPHSFGDMRILKTRDGTYLLAIRYMETALLLRDTALDGTLQGRWLPHLLVGLDIVLLVMIFLVIIAMLAPLGHLAAKMRAFAEGDYDSRSDVPGRDEIGAVAETYNHLAQRLQDTIVAREALLRDIGHELRTPIARGMFAAEKLPDSDEKKLLRRCFSELESMTSELLEVEKLSVTGELDLQTIRAETLILQALSKMMIDDEEKVSIALDEDFDLEGDPLYLSIALKNLIDNALKYATAYPVTVTAGAGRICVRNRGKPLREPVAKALAPFRRGVHSRRQKGFGLGLSILAKVLERHALPLSHRYEEGWHCFCIDFSPAQRQKGSETG